In Silene latifolia isolate original U9 population chromosome X, ASM4854445v1, whole genome shotgun sequence, the following proteins share a genomic window:
- the LOC141617084 gene encoding uncharacterized protein LOC141617084, with protein sequence MIYAFNDLHDRNALWDFLKETANFCTGPWLWMGDFNAVLSPIEWLGGNTTEAEMEFFQECVSLCSMEDIQATGVLYTWSNKQAIADRVYSRLDRAMGNQDWMESYGDYVAHFHPEGMFDHCPCTVVDRNIEIGGRRSFKYFNMWGKAETFISEVATVWGRSYSGTKTFCLIKKLKALKPVLKGLNRSCFSDIENSTSIASTLLENLQKQLMDEPGNLEIIQQEMELATELKELISARDSFLTQKAKIQWSIEGDLNTSYFYQAIRKRIMMNKVLQIEDMHGKLCDLLGIHTATDPVSMSVVRRGPCCTDEHWNILNRPVTVEEIKQSIFSIPKSKSPGPDGFNSQFYRDAWDIVGEEVCAAIADFFSTGKLLNQINSTVITLIPKVDRPTSVKHFRPISCCNVIYKSISKILCTRLALILPDIISQNQGPFVKGRSILENILICQDLVRLYSRGMASPRCMFKLDLQKAYDTIEWPFVDQMLEALNFPSRFRTMVMTCITTTSYSLNLNGASFGYFKGRRGLRQGDPISPLVFCICMEYLSRVLMYAIDKWFFRYRPLCKSLKLTHLLFADDLLMFCKGETQSIMLLLRALATFSATSGLRVNAAKSEAGRLTRNDCNVLIEKIVSRVRSIGARKLSYAGRLVLINSVFNTLHNYWCSIFLIPKGVIKRIEAISRNYLWNGDTEYHRSPLVAWHDVCCSKKEGGLGIKEAGVWNVAMVGKLVNWIYTKADRLWLLWIDHVYMKGLDWDTYHPPQDSNWNWRNICKVRGLLSGGFHGNQWVADPKGYSISSGYQWLQGSHPSVPWYKDVWNDWNVPKQAFIAWLICRQALNTRVKLSQLGVVDTDNCSTNSYRLRNLAPEEAANQDRLDLKLRCPAQIIRLIQQQVQSRVKQKLKEFVKSRDRQWLSSIDINV encoded by the exons ATGATATATGCATTCAATGATTTACATGATAGAAATGCTCTTTGGGATTTTTTGAAGGAGACTGCTAATTTTTGTACTGGTCCCTGGTTATGGATGGGAGATTTCAATGCTGTTTTGTCTCCTATTGAATGGCTGGGGGGGAATACCACTGAAGCAGAGATGGAGTTTTTTCAGGAGTGTGTCTCATTGTGTAGCATGGAGGATATACAGGCTACAGGTGTTCTGTATACTTGGTCTAACAAGCAGGCTATTGCAGATAGGGTTTATAGCAGACTAGATAGGGCCATGGGCAACCAGGATTGGATGGAGTCTTATGGGGATTATGTGGCTCATTTCCACCCTGAGGGCATGTTTGATCACTGTCCATGTACTGTTGTGGATAGGAATATTGAAATTGGTGGGAGGAGAAGCTTtaagtactttaatatgtggggtaAAGCTGAAACTTTTATTAGTGAAGTAGCTACTGTTTGGGGTAGGTCTTACAGTGGGACTAAAACGTTCTGCCTCATTAAGAAATTGAAAGCTTTGAAACCAGTGCTCAAGGGCTTGAACAGGTCATGTTTCTCTGATATTGAGAATAGTACTAGTATAGCAAGTACTTTGTTGGAAAACCTTCAGAAACAGCTTATGGATGAGCCTGGAAATTTGGAGATTATTCAACAGGAAATGGAGCTGGCCACTGAATTAAAGGAACTTATCTCAGCTAGGGATAGCTTCTTGACTCAGAAAGCTAAAATTCAGTGGTCCATAGAAGGTGATCTCAATACTTCTTATTTTTATCAAGCTATCAGGAAGAGGATAATGATGAACAAAGTTTTGCAGATAGAGGATATGCATGGAAAGTTGTGT GATTTGTTGGGTATTCATACTGCTACTGATCCTGTTAGTATGTCTGTGGTTAGAAGGGGGCCATGTTGTACAGATGAACACTGGAATATTCTGAATAGGCCAGTTACAGTTGAGGAAATCAAACAGAGTATCTTTAGCATTCCCAAGAGTAAATCACCAGGGCCTGATGGCTTTAATAGCCAATTTTATAGGGATGCTTGGGATATTGTGGGTGAGGAGGTTTGTGCAGCTATTGCTGATTTCTTCTCAACTGGAAAGCTTTTAAACCAGATTAATTCTACAGTGATCACTTTGATTCCTAAGGTGGATAGACCAACAAGTGTTAAGCACTTCAGACCAATTTCTTGCTGCAATGTGATTTACAAGTCAATCTCAAAGATTCTCTGTACTAGACTTGCATTAATTCTGCCAGATATCATTAGTCAAAATCAAGGTCCCTTTGTTAAAGGGAGGAGTATACTTGAAAATATTCTTATCTGTCAGGACCTTGTGAGACTCTATTCTAGGGGAATGGCTTCTCCTAGATGCATGTTCAAGCTAGACTTGCAAAAAGCCTATGATACTATTGAATGGCCTTTTGTGGATCAGATGTTGGAGGCCTTAAATTTCCCTAGTAGGTTTAGAACTATGGTGATGACCTGCATTACTACAACTTCTTATTCCCTCAATCTTAATGGTGCTAGCTTTGGATATTTTAAAGGAAGAAGAGGGTTGAGACAGGGGGACCCTATATCTCCTCTTGTTTTTTGTATCTGCATGGAATATCTATCTAGGGTTCTGATGTATGCAATTGATAAGTGGTTCTTCAGATACCGCCCACTTTGTAAGAGCCTCAAGCTGACCCACTTGCTATTTGCTGATGATTTATTGATGTTTTGCAAAGGAGAGACTCAATCTATTATGTTGCTGCTAAGGGCTTTGGCTACTTTTTCTGCTACTTCAGGACTTAGGGTTAATGCAGCTAAGTCTGAG GCTGGGAGACTTACTAGGAATGATTGCAATGTGTTGATTGAGAAGATTGTTTCACGGGTCAGGAGCATTGGTGCCAGGAAATTGAGTTATGCAGGGAGGCTGGTATTGATTAACTCAGTTTTCAATACTCTACATAACTACTGGTGTTCAATTTTTTTGATCCCCAAAGGAGTGATAAAGAGAATTGAGGCAATCTCTCGCAACTATCTATGGAATGGGGACACTGAGTACCACAGATCCCCTCTTGTGGCCTGGCATGATGTGTGTTGCAGCAAGAAGGAGGGGGGACTGGGAATCAAAGAAGCTGGGGTGTGGAATGTGGCCATGGTTGGCAAGTTAGTTAATTGGATATACACAAAAGCAGACAGACTTTGGTTGTTATGGATAGaccatgtgtatatgaaaggCCTTGACTGGGATACTTATCACCCTCCTCAAGATTCCAACTGGAATTGGAGGAATATTTGCAAGGTTCGCGGACTTCTCTCTGGTGGTTTTCATGGTAATCAATGGGTAGCTGACCCTAAAGGCTACTCTATAAGTTCTGGGTACCAATGGTTGCAGGGATCACACCCCTCTGTACCATGGTATAAGGATGTATGGAATGATTGGAATGTTCCCAAGCAGGCTTTCATTGCTTGGTTGATTTGCAGACAAGCTCTGAATACAAGAGTTAAATTGTCTCAGCTTGGAGTGGTTGATACTGATAATTGT TCAACAAATTCTTACAGGCTTAGAAATTTGGCTCCAGAAGAAGCTGCTAATCAGGACAG ACTGGATCTCAAGCTCAGGTGCCCTGCTCAGATTATCAGACTAATACAGCAACAGGTCCAGAGTAGAGTCAAGCAGAAGCTGAAGGAGTTTGTGAAATCAAGGGACAGGCAATGGCTAAGTAGTATTGACATTAATGTTTAG